The Ascaphus truei isolate aAscTru1 chromosome 3, aAscTru1.hap1, whole genome shotgun sequence genome includes a region encoding these proteins:
- the OLIG1 gene encoding oligodendrocyte transcription factor 1 yields the protein MQICRFIQNREKMMMRQCQSDLLSGKPTQEHTAGCRLPPSIFTISEGKEQLVSSVNMHGCGRNTNELKEEQQQLRRKINSRERKRMQDLNLAMDSLREVIMPYSATHCQSSPGRKLSKIATLLLARNYILLLGSSLQELRRIIGDLSGPGPRLLLAGLPLFAAPGSVFLTPAPSNNPDPQRSNKYHSLSLEEQQCSAFNLPGGGGSLCTCTICRFTHFIPASLSIKAIQFSK from the coding sequence ATGCAGATCTGCAGGTTCATACAAAATAGAGAGAAGATGATGATGAGGCAATGTCAAAGTGATCTGCTGTCTGGGAAACCTACCCAAGAGCACACTGCAGGTTGCAGGCTGCCCCCTTCTATCTTCACCATCAGTGAAGGCAAGGAACAACTTGTGTCCTCTGTCAATATGCATGGATGTGGAAGAAATACCAATGAGCTAAAGGAAGAGCAGCAACAACTAAGAAGGAAGATTAACAGCAGGGAAAGGAAAAGGATGCAAGATCTGAACCTGGCAATGGATTCGCTGAGGGAAGTCATCATGCCATATTCAGCAACCCATTGTCAGAGCTCACCTGGGAGGAAGCTGTCCAAGATTGCCACACTACTATTGGCCAGGAATTACATCCTATTGCTTGGCAGCTCTCTTCAAGAGTTAAGGCGGATCATTGGAGACCTCAGTGGACCTGGGCCCAGGTTGCTTCTAGCTGGGTTGCCACTCTTTGCTGCACCAGGATCAGTGTTTCTAACTCCAGCACCCAGCAATAATCCAGACCCCCAGAGATCCAACAAATACCACTCACTATCCTTGGAGGAGCAGCAGTGCTCTGCATTTAATTTACCTGGAGGAGGAGGCAGCCTTTGCACCTGTACAATCTGCAGGTTCACCCACTTCATTCCAGCCAGTCTCAGCATAAAAGCTATACAGTTTTCCAAGTAA